From the Gossypium hirsutum isolate 1008001.06 chromosome A02, Gossypium_hirsutum_v2.1, whole genome shotgun sequence genome, the window ctacctgatcagtgaatagtggtagcttcggctacaagtgacaagtgatttccgtataagaccatatctgggatatggcatcggtgtgatatatgctactgtataagaccatatctgggatatggcatcagtgagatatgtgattcgtgtaagaccatagctgggctatggcatcgatatgtgatatgtgattacgtgtaagaccatagctgggctatgacatcgatatatgaagatgtgtaagaccatagttgaactatgacaTCGAGTaaatgaagtactcaattccgtaagacgttcactaatttgacaaagtttggtaagtgttacatggaattatgtgatacaagaagtacgagttgataagatatgagtatagaacttggttgataaatgaattcatttgtgattatataattgttcatcttgaatgtactgtccatatgtattgataattcaaacgtattaatgaataaagttccgacatggaataaattgaacacgagacaaataattatgaaattaaactcggaattcatgaaaatgatggttATTGATATATAGAGACATGAGACATTGGTATATGAAtatagaaaatatttgataaatgtgtttatttataattatggaattatatacctcatgtgtactatttgcataaggatgatatttcaaatactttggttatttaagcttaaatatgaaacagtatgaaatcaagataagttgttataaaaatatatttagattacagagacatggctgatatatgttgtatgattacataacatgaaattgtgtatatatatgagaaatttaatgagaaatgagcccatacacgtttcttgttatttatatgaagtgtacgactgacaagggtgatgaagttataaacagagagttacacgggctgaaaacacgggcgtgtgactctccaaagtgtgaaaattttctaagtgttgcaaaagtttcatatgtttacggtttcgtcccgaaccaccctgaatgtatgttttgggtcccataggcccatataagggacgttaaacatatgtatgaaagtttttaatttagaagaaattttatggctatttttacatgattgatcatattaagttcggtaatgcctcgtaccctattctaggctcggaatactggtaggggtgttacacaatttcTTACTGTTCAGCCATAGATCAAATATTTCAATCCTAGGAAACCTTACCCGAGTGTGGTTCTGGCATGGATTAGATTGTCGGGTCTTCTAGGCTTTACGTATAAAAGGAGAATTTTGAAAGCAGTTGGGGGTTTGGTGGGCAAGGTGGCCAAGCTTTATTTCAACACAGATAGCAAGACCATAGGTCACTTTGTCAGAATGGTTGTTTTTGTGGATCTTGATAGACCGTTGGTGTCCCAAGTATTGGTGAACGGAGAATTGCAACGGGTAGATTATAAAGCTTTACTGACCATTTGTTTTTCATGTGGCAAGTACGGACATTTGAAAGAGATGTGTCCAGAACCGGTGGGGGAGTCGAATAACATGAAGGAAAAAACTAGTTGGGCTTTGGGGTCGTCTGAGCCAGTTAATGGTGGTGAGGTGACAACGTACGAGCCTTGAATGGTGGTGAAGCGGAGAAATCGATGGGGACAGAAAGGTTTGCAAAATTAGAGGGAGGGGTTTCAGAAAAGATAAGTTTGGGGTTGAGATTTTTTTGCTTTGAATGATTTAGAAAATTTGGAGGAAGAAAATGGTGTTGTAAATGAGGCGGTGTTAGGGGGATTTGCAGCAAAAATTAAgggaaaaaataaatttgtttcaAAGAATTTGGGGAAAAGAATCTTTGCTTTAAAGAATGAAGGTGCTGGGTCTATGGGATAACTAAGCAGTGTCGTAGGTTGTAGTCTGCTAAGAAGTGGATCAAGGCCTGGTGAGTCTAGtagggaaagaaaagaaacttTGGACCAGCGTCAATTTGGTAGTGGGTCTGGTCTGTCTAAAAACAGTGCAGGCCATTTGGTTAATATGGACCGTGGACTTCAAGTAAGTGAGAATAATGAAATTGGGGCAAAATAAGGGGGAGAATTGGACTTGGGCTTGAAGACCTTTGGGCATACTGTTTTGGACTTGGCAAATCAACAGGCCAACCTTTAATGGTTTTTGGGTCGGGGGCTGGTAATGGTGGGTTTCAATCGGTCAACTATGGTTATGGGGGTTGTGCCGCTATTAATTTTGACCCAAAAGAGTAGTGCCTTGAATCAGTCATGGATGCGACGAATTTAGATGTAAATAGGCAATTGGGTAATTTATTAAAAGCCCCtcataattttctaatttttctaatGACTCCCCTGTAACCACTACGCACTTTAATCCAACCTTTGAACAATCGGAGGGGACGGTGGTGGTTTTAGATGATTCAATACTTGACCCAGGAAAACACACGGTTGTTGTCTTTAAGGAAAATGCTAATACAAATGAAGGAGAAGCTTTGAGGGATGATATAACCAACGACAGTGGAAAAAAAGTTCATAATTTCAAAGCTTGGGGTTCAAATGATAAAGACGGATCAAGCTGTAATGGTAAAAAACTCAATCGAACCATCCGTAATCGTGGGGACAAGTTTAAATTAGTTGGTACTGCCCGTGTACCTTTGACTGAATCTTTGAATTCTATGGTTGAGTTAGTTAATGCTCAACTAGACATAGAAATGGGCAAAGAACTAAAGGCTTCGAAAGGAAAGCAGACACCGGGGTCTAGGAATTCCAAGCAATAAGGTTGGTATTaatcctattttttattttttatggatttgacaGTTTTCTCTTGGATTTGTTAGGGATGTGCTAGTTCGAAATTTCCTCGCATTTTTCGTAAGTACAGTAGAAAACATAAGCCCAATATTGTTAGTTGCCAGAGACGAGGGCTAGTAGTTTCGAAGCAGGTAAGATTATAGCTAGTTTGGGTTTTCAATTTTCACATTGGGTGGAGTCTATTAATTGTTCGGTAAGTATTGGGTGGAATGGAATGATTCGATATCTGTCAAGATTCTCCATAGTAATCCCCAATTCATTTGCATTCGAGTTCTGAAGGGAAATTCTGTTTTTCCcgttcatattatttttgtttatggaAGGTCAGATAGGCAGAAGATGAGGGAGTTATGGGAAGGTATTCTGTTATCTCGATTGCTAATATTCCTTGGGTAGCTATTAGTGATTTTAATACACTGCTATCTTCTAGTGACAAGAAAGGAGAGCGTAAGGTCGGGAAGGGTTTTcctctttttaatgattttgttgATATGACTAATTTGCAGGATTTGGGGTTCAAGGGGCTTGCTTTCACGTGGCATAGAGGGGGCTCTATGAAAGATTGGATAGGGCTATTGGTAATGATGCTTGGTTGAGAACTTTTCCGTACAGTTTTTTCACTCACCTTTCAAGGATCAAGTCGGATCATAGATTGTTGCTTTTCTCTCTCAAGCTGGATGTTAATTTGCCTAAAGGATGTCCTTTAATATTTTTAGCTGGTTGGGTAGAACATCCtaatttttcgaatttttttaaaGAGAAGTGGTGCTTTAAAGGTAACATGGTTGAATCTCTGAATCTTTTCACCTATAACATTAAAGAATGGAACAGTTCAGTTTATGGCTTTATTGGTGTGTACAAAAGGAAGCTAATGTAGAAATTGGCTGGTCAAAGAGCCTTGGAAAGATTTAATTCTGAGTATTTAAGTCTTATAGAATTACAGACTCGATAGGAATTGGAGTGTGTTCTTCATCACGAATAATTGATGTGGAAACAGAAAGCTAGGTGTGATTGGTTGCACTTTAAGGATCGGAACACTAACTTCTTCCATTCCCGTATGATTCAGAGAATGAAACACAACATAATTTTAGCTTTAAAGAATGAAGAGGATGAATGGGTATTCGAGGATGAGGTTCTACAGTCTGAGGCAGTTAAGTTCTTCTAGAAACTGTATGATGAGCTTCCAGATCGCATGACAGGTTTACTAGCCAGTTCTTTCCTAAACTTTATCATAATGATGTTCTTTTCTTGAAAAGAGGTGTCTCAAATGAAGAGATAAAGACTGCTATGTTTGATATGGCTCCAATGAAAGCGCCGGGTAATGATGGCTACCATGCACTATTTTTTCAGAGTCAGTGGAAGCTGATTGGTGAAGCTATTTGTGAATGAGTCTAAGAAGATTTTTGGTGGCTAGCCCATAAATAGGGAGCTTAATAACACGCTGCTCATTTTTGTTCCTAAGATTCAGAATCCTAAGAGCTTTACACAGTTTCATCCTATAAGCTTGTGTACAGTTCTTTACAAGTTGGACATAAAGATTATTGCGAACAAGTTTACGATGGTATTTCCTAGAACCATTGGCCCAGAACAGATATGATTCATTGCTGGGAGAAACATCACAAATAATATTATAGTAACCCAAGAGGTTATCCATTCAATGATAAGCAAACATAAAAGATGGATGGCCATCAAGATCTATTTGGAGAAGGCCTATGATAGGGTAAGATAAGAGTTTATAGATGCTTCTCTCCAAACGGCAAGCATACCAGAATACCTCCGAAATTTCATTATGTCGGCCATCACAAGTTCTACTATGCATATTTTGTGAAACGAGGTGCTTTCTCATAAGTTCAACCCCATTAGGGACATCAAGCATGGAATGGCTGGGACAAAGCATTTGTTCATCTATCAATTCAGGTCAGTGGTCTCCCATTCATCTTTTCCGGTCAGGATCGAcgctatcttattttattttatctttgggAAAACTTATTTAAGTCAGACTAGTTTAATTAATGATTTGTTGGATAAATTATGCGGTTTTTCTAGCCATCAGGTGAATGCTCATaaaaacaacattttcttttctaaaGGGGTAAACAAAGATTCAGCAGGACATTTTTGTGATATGTTTTGTTTTCATAAAGTCCATAATATAGGATCATACTTGGGTATCTCTTTTTTCTAAGAAAGAGTAATTATTAGCTCCTTGAGGTTTGTGGTGGAAAAAGTTATATCTAAGTTGCAAAGGTGGGATACGAAGCAGCTGTATCTACCTGGTAAAGTTACTTTAGCACAATTAGTCTTACTTACAATTCCTAGCTATTTGATACAGTCATTGAGGATTCTGAAAGGAATTGGATCCTTGGGTTTAATCGTAGAATGGGGAAATATTTGGTATTCGAAACTGAATTGTAGGGTATTCTCGATGGTGTGGCGTTAGTACAAAGAAGGCAACAAGACAGGATATTGGTACAGACAAATAATATGAAAGTTATTAGAGCTATCAAGGAAGCATTGTCGAAGTGGTCAAATTCAACAATAATCAGGCGGACAACTCAGCTTTTGCAAAGTGTAGAGAATTGGTCAATTAAACATGTCCTTAAAAGAAGAAAATGCTGAAGTTGATCGTATTGCCAAGTTGGCCTTTGATAAAGGGGAAAGCTTACAATTATATATAGATTCTCCTTTTGACTCTTTCTagctttttataaaatattttaatttattcaacaaatatatatatgccaaATAAACGTAAAAGAGCAATGGTTAAGCTCTTTTGACATTTTGAATGTCaggttcaaattttatttttgtcatttcctttttttttaatttgtaatatatatatatgaaaacacACGCACACATATATAATGGTCAAAAAACAAATGACATCTTTTAAAACTAATGAAACTTTTTAGTTTAGTTTTGTTGAGTCTAGATAAGTTGATTGTTGAGTAGCATTCCACAATACCAACAGTAGACTACTACCTAGGTAGTTTGATTACTTGTCTTATTTGAATTGACAATTTAATGATGAAAATATTTGGACTTGATAATGTgttgttattttgaaaaatactaTGGTCCATCTATGAAAATCAATCATTGGCTTTTGAAAACTGGATTGGATACAAGTGAAACAATTCAACCCTTGAAATATGAAGATTCAATCGGTATTGTGTTGTTGATTATGAAGAGCGTATCTTCGATTGATTGTGCTTTGAATGCTAATAATGTAATAACTATTATCAAGGAGTTACTTTGTATTCACTTAAATGCTATGTTAGCAAGCGAAATGGATATATGTTGAGGTGCTTGTCCAGGTTATGAAAGAGAGCTTATTGAGTACATTCTAATCTGTTCATTGTGGAATTGTTTTTGTGAGAGAGTGCAAACTGAACTGTAAACACTATTAAAGTGTTTACTGTCCAAGTTCTTACAGGGAGGATTTGAAGGTGAGTATTCTAGTCTTTAAGTACAAATGTGAGATCTCTATACTTGGGGAGTGATAGAGTGTGAATCACTTGTTGTATTTGTGATTAAAGATAGTGGAACTACTTACTGAGCTAGGCTTTACAGGTGTAGGGAAACCGAGCTACATAAACAAACATTTGGTATTCTTTATTTTGTTTGCATAATTTCGCAGTGATAAGCCGTAGTGGCCACTGTAGTCAAGTACTtccatttataattttgtattacAACAAACAAGCAACTTAAAGTATCAACAATTTTGAAAAGGAATAAGCAAGGCAAATAGGAAATAATagcaaataaattagaaaaacatgttttagggtTAATTGCATCAAACATCACCAAATTATCACTTACAATTTAAATTGGTTCttaaacttcaaaacattttaaTCAAGTCCTTAAAATATCGATCAAGTCCTTCCAAAGCTTGTGGGTAGATTTCAACATTAAATGTCATTTCAAATATGACTTGAAGTAAACATATGAATCAAATTGTAAATACGTGTGTATTTACCACTTAGACAACTTGAATTTAAAGTGTTAAAAACATAAACAATGTCAACCAAATTTATGAGGGTTATTTCTTTTAAATGTCAAATTTGAACTATGCATATAGTAGGTACACACATGTTTGCAAATTAGTCATTCCATTCCATATTTGAGCTAGCATTTAACACTCAAATTACTGATTATACTAACAAAAGATAATGATTAATATAATACTAATGCTTTGACATGAATTTTGAGAactaaacccttttttttttgtaaaaacatgtttgttatttattaagagaaaaataattttaaaaattgaagggCAAAATTGGTATAAAAGTAGCATTTTGAGAGAAATGTTGTATTAGCTAAAAAGGAAATGATATTGAGATTACTCCTTATATGCTCAATGTCGACACCGTTGGTCAAAGGTGAAgccagatttttattttttttggaacactagaatttgaattataatttttttaaagagctaaaaatgtaaatttgttattgtattaacgtcaaattttacaaattttcaaagaattaattaataaactttttatttttggaGAGGCCATGactgaaatttaaattttagtagaGGACGAAATGCAACTTTAACTTttaattaacttgaaatttttacaatttctaaAGGGACTAAAAGGGTAATGTTCCATTTGGGCCTCTAACTACGCCCCTGGTAATATCAtacatgaatatgtgattatagaAAGTACGATTTCCCCACCGAAATATTACCCTGATAACATCAGTTAAAATAGACGAAGTAAAACTGGAGCAACCAGAATGGAGTTATAAGCAAATGGACAAGAAGAACAAATCAAACAGCATACGACCGTCATAGCATTATTCAGTGGGGCTCTAATAAAGGTAGAAGAAGCGTTTGGCGACCTACTGATTTGTTCCCTTTTTCACTTTGTTATGGAGTGATTGTCTTCTACTTTCAATTAACCATGTTCTCCCTTATCCCCATTTATTATGGAGCCCTCCCTGGATATGATTGAAATATCTCTATGTTCAATCAAACTTAAGGTTTCTATACTCGACACTCAATGATTCAGAGTTTTTTAAATCCTGAAACTAACATCATTAAAGTAACATTAGTGCCAAAAATCCTACTAGCAAACCAGCGGTAACACAATTAAATCAGCACGCTCGGAAACAAACAAACGTAACAGTAGATGACAAGATTTAGACATGACATGTTTCCTAACTTCCCTAACACAAAGCTTGCCTCCATGGTTCTACTGCTTACCTCGACTCCCAAAATAGTTAAGAGCCATCTTTGAAAATCGGATAAGCgtgaaaaatatttgaaatatggcTCGACCCTTTACAATTCCCTCCCTTATGTTTCTTGCAGTTCGAGCCAATACTGGTCCTGATACTTCAGTTTTCTGACTGGCTACCACCTGCACCGAAGCTAATCaagtaaaaataaagtaaaattcatTGGTATCCATTTGAGAACTTGTAGCAAGTAACTAAAACAACAGCAAATGTAAGGATAACCTGATGAAGCAATGTCTTTTAACCCACACAATCTCTCCTCAGCTAAGCGAACAGCTCTTGTTGAGCTTCTAACACCTTGAGTAATCTCCTGTCTGTAACACAAATAAACTATTAGTTACTGTGACTTCAAGATAGAAatgtataagggcaaaatagaaACAGAAGAGAGGAGAGATGCAGGAGTCCTTAATAGATCAAATAAAATACTAACCCTAAATCACTAAGCTCCATTGTCAAGTCACTGATCTCCATGCCTGATAATCGTACAGCAGCCATCGTATCAGGAAGCTCTTCCCTGGTGACATCCATCAGCTTCTCTAGTGACTCGGCTGCTCTCTT encodes:
- the LOC121210112 gene encoding uncharacterized protein isoform X1; this translates as MLNRLKLQPPDFSANFINGTSPTNISPNRRVRNLRLPLLRYGSPSVLSEYGSASPPPSSSLSEPSVSTHYVSSVGSPSLQLSQWTLTNRHILVLNVVACAVAVSATWLFLSAIPALLVGYLEQHQAFKRAAESLEKLMDVTREELPDTMAAVRLSGMEISDLTMELSDLGQEITQGVRSSTRAVRLAEERLCGLKDIASSASVQVVASQKTEVSGPVLARTARNIREGIVKGRAIFQIFFTLIRFSKMALNYFGSRGKQ
- the LOC121210112 gene encoding uncharacterized protein isoform X2; protein product: MLNRLKLQPPDFSANFINGTSPTNISPNRRVRNLRLPLLRYGSPSVLSEYGSASPPPSSSLSEPSVSTHYVSSVGSPSLQLSQWTLTNRHILVLNVVACAVAVSATWLFLSAIPALLAFKRAAESLEKLMDVTREELPDTMAAVRLSGMEISDLTMELSDLGQEITQGVRSSTRAVRLAEERLCGLKDIASSASVQVVASQKTEVSGPVLARTARNIREGIVKGRAIFQIFFTLIRFSKMALNYFGSRGKQ